The Campylobacter sp. CN_NE2 region TTCCTTTAAATCTTTTATCAAATCTTTTGCAATTTTATTTTTATTAAAAAATTCGGCTCTTATTTTAGCCTTTTTTTCATAAATTTTTACAAATTTTTAGTTTTTTATAAGCAAAAAATTAAAATATTCCTTTGGCTGCTCTATATTTGTTTATGCTCTTATAAAAAGCCTCTTTTGCTCCGTAAGTTTTTATATTTTGTATCACAAAATAAGAATAATACAGAAATTTGCCAAATTTATTTCCAAATTTATCTATAAACCACGCTCTTTTTTCAAATATTTTTGTTTCTAATTCACTTCGCCAACTGCCGTCATAATGATGGATTGCGTATGTATTGTCTGTGATTTTGGTAGTATTTGTTACAAGGCTTTTTGGATAAAAATAATCGGTCGGATAAACAACACAATCATCTATTTTTTGAAGTTCGCCGTTTAGTTTAAGATTTCGCCCGACCAATATATTTGTCATTATTTTTACGATAGTTGTTGTGTTTAGTTGATTGTTTTTGAGCATAAAGTTGTGTGTTTTGTAATAATTTAGCATTTCTTGCAATATGTCTGATTTTGCTTCACTACCGCAGATTGCTAAATTTACGCACTCGGCACTTTCAAAACCAAGAAAAAATTTATTATTCATTAAATCATCGATATTTTTTAAAAGTTCCATATCGGTATCCATATAAATTCCGCCAAATTCATACAAAGCTTTAAGTCTTGCTACATCTGCAACAAAGGCGTATTTTTTGGCTTCGTATGCTTCTTTTGTATATTGTAACGCATTTACATCAAAATTACTTTCATTCCACTCAATAATTTCATAATCAGGGCAATACTTTTTCCAGCTTTCGATACAATTTAGTGCCATTTGTGGTAGCGGCTTACCGCCAAACCAACAATAATGTATAATTTTTGGTATCATAATCAGTCCTTTATATCTTTATTCATTACTTTTTGGATTAAATTTTTCCATTTTTGTGATATTTTATATGGTTCAAATTTACTCTTGCGCTCCCCTGCTTTTTGGCAAAATTCTAGTCTTAGTTTTTCATTGCTCATTAAAATTTCAAGTTTTTTAGCAAATTCGGCAGTATCGTTTATACCAGATAAAAATCCATCAACGCCATCTTTTATCAAATATCTTGGACCGCTAATACAATCAGTTGAAATCCTAGCACAATCAAAAAAGATAGCTTCCATGAGTATCATACCAAAACCTTCGCTTAAACTAGTAAGTGCTACTATTTTTGCTCTTTTATAAAATTTATCTATCTCTTTTGTAAATCTAATAATCTCTAAATTCACGCCATTTTCTTTGGCTAGTTTTATACACTTATCTCGTTCGCTGCCATTTCCGCAAACAACGATTTTATAAGAATTTCGCACTTTTTCATCAACAAGACAAAAAGCATTTATCAAAAAATCAAGCCGTTTGTTTTTATCGATTCTTGACGGAAATAAAATAATATTTTCTTTTTCAAATTTTTCATCTGAAATATCCATAAAAAAAGGATTTGGCATGATTTGAGATTTTTTTATTTTGTAAAAATCGTAATCAAATTCGCTCAAAAATGTGATAAAATCAGCCCTTTTGTATGCTAAAAAAATTAGTGGTTTATACAAAAAATGCACATAAGCCGTATGATTTCCATGTTCTGAAATAATAAGTTTTGCCTTTGGATTTAATAGGGCAATTATAAAATTCATATATCCAGCAAAGCCTAATATCAAATCAAATTTATTTTTAGAAAAATATTTTCGTAATTCACAATATGGTTTTACAAACTCTCCTGCGGTAAAATTCATAGTATCGCGTTCTATGTCACTAAAAAAGCCCTCTTCGTCATGATAGGTATTTAAAACTTTGACATTAAATTTCATATCAATTAAAATATCATAGACAAATCTCGCAACCCTAACAGCACCACTATAAGAGTTTGTAGCTATCACAAGACAAGCGTTCATTATTTTTTAATCCTTATTAGCATATTTAGTAAAGCTTTTGATACACGACATATAGGAAATATCAAAAAATCGGGTAATTTCATCAGCATAGACAATGCGATTTTTTTATATTTTTTCAAACCACAATCTTTAAATTCGCTACTTTTTATTATCTTGATAATTTTATCTTTGTAAATTTTTAAAGTTTTTTTCATATCATCTGTATTTAAAGGTAACAAAACGAAAAAATAGCGAAATAAAAGTTCCAATGTTTCTTTGCAAAATATCATTTTTGCATGTTCAAATCCATTTTGAGTGAAAAAATTTGACAAATTTTCACTTTTTTCAAAATCATCTTTTATTTTATCAAATGTAATTGGTTTTAGCTCAAAATAATATTTATAGGCTGCATTGTTTATTTTATAAATTTTTTCCGCAAAAAACACTATTTTTGGAAACATACATCTATCTTCTGCGTAAAATCTAATATCAACAGGAAATTCGACCTTATCGTGCAAAGTTTTTTTATACAATTTATTCCAAACGGAAGTTAAAATTCTATCATATCTAGCGTTTAATATATCATCTAAATACTTTTTTTTATCTACAACACCACTTTGTAAAATATCTTTATGAATAATCTCTTTGCCGTCAACTACAAAAATAACATCGCCAACTACTAAATCAGCCTCACTTTCAACTGCACCATTATATAAACTTTCTAAGAAATTTGGCAAAACCTCATCATCGCCGTCGATATGGCTTATGTATTCGCCTTTTGCTACTTCGTAACCAGCTTTTCTGGCACTTGGCAAACCGCCATTTTCTTTATTTACGATTACAATTCTATCATCTTTAAATTTTTGAATTATTTGAAGCGAGTTATCGGTGCTACCGTCATTTACAACGATAATCTCTATGTCTTTAAACGATTGATTTATAACGCTATTTAGGCATCGCTCTATTTTTTCTCCAAGATTGTAACAAGGAATAATCACAGAAATTTTTGGTTTCATAAAATACCTTTTCCACATTTATTTATGATAATGTAAATTCAAAACTATTTGCAACTTTTAATCCTTAAAAATAAATTTCTAGCAAAAATAGCAAATTTCGCCAAAGTTTTTGACATGGCACAAATACTTAAAATAACAGAATTTGGCAATCTTATCAAAATAGAAAGCATAAATTTTTTATATTTTTCCAAGCTACAATCTTTAAATTCGCTACTTTTTGTTATCTCGCAAATTTTGCTTTTATACTCTTTTAAAGTTTGTTTTATGTCATTTTTATCAAAAGGGGTAGAGATGAAAAAATAGTGAAACACAACTCGCATACTATCTTTACAAAATATTGTTTCTGCGTCGTTAAAGCCTTGTTTAGTGAAAAAATTCGTCAAGCTTTCATTTACAATAAAATTATCTTTGAGCTTTAAAAATGTCATCTGTTTTCGATTTAGATAGTATCTATAAAATGTATCATCTACTTTGTAAATTTTTTCTGCAAAAAATGCTATTTTTGGGATTATACACCTATCTTCTGCGTAAAATCTAATATCAACAGGAAATTCAACCCTATCGTGCAAAGTTTTTTTGTATAATTTATTTACAACCGAAGTTAAAACTCTATCATATCTAGCGTTTAATATATCATCTAAATACTTTTTTTTATCTACAACACCACTTTGCAAGCTATCTTTGTGGATACTTTCTATGCCGTCTCGTATAAAAATAGCATCACTTAAAACCAAATCTGCATTATTTTCGCTAGCACCCCTGTATAGGCTTTCTAAAAAATTTGGCAAAACCTCATCATCGCCGTCGATATGGCTTATGTATTCGCCTTTTGCTACTTCGTAGCCTGCTTTTCTAGCACTTGGCAAACCACCGTTTTCTTTATTTACGATTACAATTCTATCATCTTTAAATTTTTGAATTATTTGAAGCGAGTTATCAGTGCTGCCGTCATTTACAACGATAATCTCTATATCTTTAAACGATTGATTTATAACGCTATTTAGGCATCGCTCTATTTTTTCTCCAAGATTGTAACAAGGAATAATCACAGAAATTTTTGGTTTCATAAAATAAACTATCCTTTCTGAATTTAATTTTTAAACTTGCATTATACTATAATTTGTTTAGCTCAACAGAATCTATATTTAAAAGCCAAAACTTCGTTAAATTCTTCGTGTCTGAAATTTTGTGGGCTTTTATCTGTGCTTCCGTCATCGACCACTATAATTTCTAAATTTTTATATAATTGATTTATAACTGAATTTAGGCACTCTTTTAGATATATTTTGACATTATAAACTGGGATTACTATGCTAACTGCATAAAATTTCATTATTTGAACCCAAGCTTAATTTTAATTAACATAAATATCCTACCTATGCCATCTTGTTTCAAAATATAAAAAAATCTATTTATTAAATAGATAAATTTACCAAAAAAAATTCCAAATTTATTTACATAGTAATCTCTTTGTTTTATTTTAAATTTTTCTTTTTCATCAAGCCAACTGCTATCGTAATGATGAATGCCATAGGTATTATTTGTAAAATTAAGTTTATTAGTATAAAAATTTTTTGGATAAAAATAATCAGCTGGATAAACCCTACAACCAGCCACAGTCTGCAACTCGCCATTTAGTTTCAAACCATATTTAGATAGTATATTTGTCATTATCGTTACAATGGTCGTTGTGTTTAGTTGATTGTTTTCTAGCATAAATTTATGTGTCTTGTAATAATCTAGCATTTCTTGCAAAATATCCGACTTTGATTCACTGCCACAAATCGCCAAATTTACATATTCAGAACTTTCAAAGCCAAGAAAAAATTTATCATTCATCAAATCATCGATATTTTTTAAAAGTTCCATATCGGTATCCATATAAATTCCGCCAAATTCATACAAAGCTTTAAGTCTTGCTACATCTGCAACAAAGGCGTATTTTTTGGCTTCGTATGCTTCTTTTGTATATTGTAACGCATTTACATCAAAATTACTTTCATTCCACTCAATAATTTCATAATCAGGGCAATACTTTTTCCAGCTTTCGATATATTTTAAAGCTAACTCTGGCAAAGGATTCCCGCCAAACCAGCAATAATGAATAATCTTTGGTATCATCTAAATTCCTTTATTTAATCTTCTTATAAATAACTATCAATAGCTCATTTATTTTTTCAAGTCCTAAAAAACGAAAAGAATATTTTATTTTTGTTTTAAATGATAAACTTGGATTACACCAAATTAATTTGATGTTTGCTAAATTTTTATCGATAAGTTTTAAATATTTTATAGTATCGGTAGGATAAGACATCATAACAAGATGCATTATTCTCATATCTAAAAAAATTTTATATTTTTCATAGATTTTTTTCTCAATTAAAAAATTTAATATTGCGTTGTAAAGTAATCTAAAACAATCTATTTTTTCTTCATTCATAATAACTTTGTCACCAGAAACAATACTAGATAAATTTATTTGGTTATAGTGATAATAAGCATACGGAAGATATGCTTTTTTTCGATGAAAATAAAATAACTGCAACGATATATAAACATCTTCAAACAAACTAAAATTAGGAAAATCGATTTTATCATACAGCTCTTTGGATACTAATTTTATTGGTAAAAAGCCATTGGTAACACCAAGCAAACTATCTGAAAATTCGGAATCTGTTTTTATAAAATCATATTTTTCTTTACTATATATTTCTTTATTTTCAAAACTGCTGTAAAGATCACATATTACAATGTCTGCACCATCTTCTTTTGCTTTTTTATACATAGAACTTATCATATCAAGCTCTACCCAATCATCGCTATCTATAAAAAGTATATACTCGCCATTTGCGCTATTTAAGCCATTTTTTCTAGTTAGGCTCGAACCGCTATTTTGAGTATTGTTTATGATTTTTATATTATCTTTTCTATTTGGATATTTTTCTATAATGCTTTGCAAAACCTGCATACTATTATCGGGTGAACAATCATTTACAAAAATATACTCAATGCTATCAAAATCTTGCTCAAATAGTGTTGTGGCACATTTGGCGATATATTTTTCGACATTATAAACTGGGATTATTATGCTAACTAAACAATTTTTCATAAATTTTTTCCTTTTATAATCGCTTTTATATTTCTATATATGTCTCTTGGTATCGTAAAACACCACTCCAATCCAATAAACGGCAAAGTGTAAAAAATCTTTTTAAATTTTGAAATCAATGGATTTTGCAAAACAAATCTAATATCCACAAGGCTTTCATCTATGTTTTTTAGCCTATTTATATAGTCGTTATCTGCTACCACAAGCACAATCCAAACAATACGCATTTTAACATCTTTGATATATTTATCATAGATATTATTTTGTATTAAAAAATTACAAACGCTATTATACATCTCTTTGCTATCATTTATCTTT contains the following coding sequences:
- a CDS encoding glycosyltransferase family 2 protein — protein: MKPKISVIIPCYNLGEKIERCLNSVINQSFKDIEIIVVNDGSTDNSLQIIQKFKDDRIVIVNKENGGLPSARKAGYEVAKGEYISHIDGDDEVLPNFLESLYRGASENNADLVLSDAIFIRDGIESIHKDSLQSGVVDKKKYLDDILNARYDRVLTSVVNKLYKKTLHDRVEFPVDIRFYAEDRCIIPKIAFFAEKIYKVDDTFYRYYLNRKQMTFLKLKDNFIVNESLTNFFTKQGFNDAETIFCKDSMRVVFHYFFISTPFDKNDIKQTLKEYKSKICEITKSSEFKDCSLEKYKKFMLSILIRLPNSVILSICAMSKTLAKFAIFARNLFLRIKSCK
- a CDS encoding glycosyltransferase family 32 protein, giving the protein MIPKIIHYCWFGGKPLPQMALNCIESWKKYCPDYEIIEWNESNFDVNALQYTKEAYEAKKYAFVADVARLKALYEFGGIYMDTDMELLKNIDDLMNNKFFLGFESAECVNLAICGSEAKSDILQEMLNYYKTHNFMLKNNQLNTTTIVKIMTNILVGRNLKLNGELQKIDDCVVYPTDYFYPKSLVTNTTKITDNTYAIHHYDGSWRSELETKIFEKRAWFIDKFGNKFGKFLYYSYFVIQNIKTYGAKEAFYKSINKYRAAKGIF
- a CDS encoding glycosyltransferase, which encodes MNACLVIATNSYSGAVRVARFVYDILIDMKFNVKVLNTYHDEEGFFSDIERDTMNFTAGEFVKPYCELRKYFSKNKFDLILGFAGYMNFIIALLNPKAKLIISEHGNHTAYVHFLYKPLIFLAYKRADFITFLSEFDYDFYKIKKSQIMPNPFFMDISDEKFEKENIILFPSRIDKNKRLDFLINAFCLVDEKVRNSYKIVVCGNGSERDKCIKLAKENGVNLEIIRFTKEIDKFYKRAKIVALTSLSEGFGMILMEAIFFDCARISTDCISGPRYLIKDGVDGFLSGINDTAEFAKKLEILMSNEKLRLEFCQKAGERKSKFEPYKISQKWKNLIQKVMNKDIKD
- a CDS encoding glycosyltransferase family 2 protein, coding for MKNCLVSIIIPVYNVEKYIAKCATTLFEQDFDSIEYIFVNDCSPDNSMQVLQSIIEKYPNRKDNIKIINNTQNSGSSLTRKNGLNSANGEYILFIDSDDWVELDMISSMYKKAKEDGADIVICDLYSSFENKEIYSKEKYDFIKTDSEFSDSLLGVTNGFLPIKLVSKELYDKIDFPNFSLFEDVYISLQLFYFHRKKAYLPYAYYHYNQINLSSIVSGDKVIMNEEKIDCFRLLYNAILNFLIEKKIYEKYKIFLDMRIMHLVMMSYPTDTIKYLKLIDKNLANIKLIWCNPSLSFKTKIKYSFRFLGLEKINELLIVIYKKIK
- a CDS encoding glycosyltransferase family 32 protein — its product is MIPKIIHYCWFGGNPLPELALKYIESWKKYCPDYEIIEWNESNFDVNALQYTKEAYEAKKYAFVADVARLKALYEFGGIYMDTDMELLKNIDDLMNDKFFLGFESSEYVNLAICGSESKSDILQEMLDYYKTHKFMLENNQLNTTTIVTIMTNILSKYGLKLNGELQTVAGCRVYPADYFYPKNFYTNKLNFTNNTYGIHHYDSSWLDEKEKFKIKQRDYYVNKFGIFFGKFIYLINRFFYILKQDGIGRIFMLIKIKLGFK
- a CDS encoding glycosyltransferase family 2 protein, producing the protein MKPKISVIIPCYNLGEKIERCLNSVINQSFKDIEIIVVNDGSTDNSLQIIQKFKDDRIVIVNKENGGLPSARKAGYEVAKGEYISHIDGDDEVLPNFLESLYNGAVESEADLVVGDVIFVVDGKEIIHKDILQSGVVDKKKYLDDILNARYDRILTSVWNKLYKKTLHDKVEFPVDIRFYAEDRCMFPKIVFFAEKIYKINNAAYKYYFELKPITFDKIKDDFEKSENLSNFFTQNGFEHAKMIFCKETLELLFRYFFVLLPLNTDDMKKTLKIYKDKIIKIIKSSEFKDCGLKKYKKIALSMLMKLPDFLIFPICRVSKALLNMLIRIKK